The following proteins are encoded in a genomic region of Triticum dicoccoides isolate Atlit2015 ecotype Zavitan chromosome 1B, WEW_v2.0, whole genome shotgun sequence:
- the LOC119340917 gene encoding cysteine-tryptophan domain-containing zinc finger protein 3-like isoform X1 — MLGGGARREAGHEEGELELEDGQALGGGPDAGGHELLDPDSLTYIDERLQNVLGHFQKDFEGGVLAENLGSRYGGYGSFLPPNQHSPSVATQSRSPAVPPNRGSASRSPYVPVESAQKSHFVKNGLDSRGKDDYCQRTSNGTNGNPQQRMLNRVVNGPEQKAPKIRIKVNNNRHLARNTAAIYSGLGLDISPSSSMDDSLDGCAGAPEPKNLPDESPHTILQIMTCHPIPGGLLLSPLAENILALRKKSASARKKHEAPAVDDDKTELNRDWCHTTSAAQGDKDQMVHKYNYDEKKDHLLNIKSSKSKHDNSTIMNNGTMPDLLDISDDKDSIVPGSMQTEQHSLEASAKLVTDVSNHLKETKNVPLKGRIRDKIPLKDIQSVHVKAVNLANDDNYPKGKANSEACTARNSFDNLSKDSKTEPTLGQGLVDKIKYDSDGYDHRLSTTSSQPNNLPPSDTATSVDRDKRKVVHVKDEPSQCKREESGGLVNADSMDIITENVGGNPSGMPKRKMKISSLQTVPSGKKLKVKAHKQLSNGITRKSHGEDKSVKPEKETVSSGETDNGRSDGVNDGDHKISPLNFDRSAPVPSACMTGAMESSVAVPVEPILINEQWVCCDKCEKWRLLPYWMNPDVLPKKWRCSMQSWLHGMNNCKVSEDETTKALRAMPPAPENNISVDVRHDIATSGICAATIPPTIQGDIKSIATSGTLKVDSSANTSNNLKMGEMSKSSKKLEAPTSRNPDDVDCFPKQKGKRKHIGSSDDGETVAVDRLHPESKSSSVGFDHDSLRTSKKMKKEPNEPAKHHPSEFEISKSSPSIKGTPKSLHRYSGVSPSMGKYGSSSLVKCNDDKIISNGGIRTSDVGRSDVPELSIKNRKSKQRQLSKRGPDPVVSNAFPKHTVEEALSESNHAKENPMPELNFLKADDRKVAHARGPIAGTDSDKECLSEQHQENTHLQQHSLLSQNSMKKNMCYAQASAAATSSSSKVSSSHKSKVDFQETRASPVESVSSSPLRTSDKNLVDQHKRYPSAVAEKVLSQESGKSCLSFSKEKNDFGSGSDHAKAHGSGCLSGDMQKDKQDNECSKNEDSGLGTRNGLLNPVKVQKVNSHVLSIRGNGDDKLPPSLQNGKTPPHLSSNQCDHAKLTSGKHPVQVKPDKGDAEQKDMKTNPSTVKGSKQQPALNDSSNGDLSYKAKQLKKAVLENTKQATLSRDALNPVNTSVLLKEARDLKHLSKRLKEKGDDLESANMCFEAGLKFLHVASLLEAPSIDSSKQGDSIQAMRLYSETGNLCGFCAREFERLKKMASAALAYKCVEVAYMKAAFYKHPGAIKDKHALQATSLMVPPGFPSTESPSSSASDVDNLNNQSTAAKAISRALYSPKIGGNSIPRNNHHLMGLLAYADDINYAFDGTRKSQSSLAAYVTDIGKGQVDGSALVREVLEFSFHNVKGLLQLIRHSLESINHESVK, encoded by the exons ATGCTGGGCGGCGGGGCGCGGAGGGAGGCGGGCCACGAGGAGGGGGAGCTCGAGCTCGAGGACGGCCAGGCGTTGGGCGGCGGCCCGGACGCGGGCGGCCACGAGCTCCTTGATCCCGACTCGCTCACATACATC GATGAAAGACTTCAAAATgtgttgggtcatttccagaaggaCTTTGAAGGTGGGGTACTTGCTGAGAACTTGG GGTCACGATATGGGGGTTATGGTTCATTCTTGCCTCCGAACCAGCATTCCCCTTCTGTCGCAACTCAATCTAGAAGCCCTGCAGTTCCACCAAACCGTGGCAGTGCCTCTAGATCACCTTATGTTCCAGTGGAG AGTGCACAGAAGAGTCATTTTGTTAAGAATGGATTAGATAGCAGGGGAAAGGATGATTATTGTCAAAGAACATCCAATGGGACCAATGGTAATCCTCAGCAACGGATGTTGAACAGAGTAGTCAATGGTCCTGAACAAAAGGCGCCGAAAATACGTATCAAGGTGAACAACAATAGACACTTGGCAAGAAATACTGCTGCTATCTACAGTGGTCTGGGCCTCGACATTTCCCCTTCCTCTTCTATGGATGACAGCCTTGATGGGTGCGCCGGGGCTCCTGAGCCAAAAAATCTGCCCGACGAATCTCCGCATACCATTTTGCAG ATAATGACCTGCCATCCTATTCCTGGAGGACTCTTGCTTTCACCCCTTGCAGAAAATATTCTGGCACTGAGAAAGAAGTCAGCATCTGCAAGAAAGAAACATGAAGCACCTGCAGTTGATGATGACAAAACAGAATTAAACAGAGACTGGTGTCATACGACCTCTGCTGCACAAGGTGACAAAGATCAGATGGTGCATAAATATAATTATGATGAAAAGAAGGATCACCTTCTGAATATTAAGAGTTCAAAAAGCAAGCATGACAATTCAACGATTATGAATAATGGGACTATGCCTGATTTATTGGATATCTCAGATGATAAAGATTCAATTGTACCTGGAAGTATGCAGACAGAACAACATTCACTTGAGGCATCAGCAAAATTGGTGACTGATGTTTCAAATCATCTGAAGGAAACAAAGAATGTTCCACTGAAAGGACGAATTAGGGACAAGATCCCTTTGAAAGATATTCAGTCAGTACATGTAAAAGCTGTTAATTTAGCAAATGATGATAATTATCCAAAGGGTAAAGCAAATTCAGAAGCATGTACAGCGAGAAATAGCTTTGACAACTTGAGCAAGGACAGTAAGACAGAACCTACACTTGGTCAAGGACTTGTTGATAAAATCAAATATGATTCTGATGGATATGATCATCGACTTTCTACAACTTCAAGTCAACCAAACAATCTTCCTCCTAGTGATACTGCTACATCAGTTGACAGAGACAAAAGAAAAGTGGTGCATGTAAAAGATGAACCATCACAGTGCAAAAGGGAGGAATCGGGGGGTCTAGTTAATGCAGATTCCATGGATATTATCACCGAAAATGTAGGTGGAAATCCTTCTGGAATGCCGAAACGAAAAATGAAAATTTCCTCATTGCAAACTGTTCCATCCGGGAAGAAGCTCAAGGTTAAAGCACACAAGCAATTGAGCAATGGCATCACTCGAAAATCTCATGGTGAAGATAAGAGTGTGAAGCCTGAGAAGGAGACTGTTTCATCCGGAGAAACTGATAATGGCAGGTCAGATGGTGTAAATGATGGTGACCACAAGATATCTCCCTTGAATTTTGACAGATCAGCTCCTGTGCCATCAGCATGCATGACTGGAGCTATGGAATCATCTGTGGCAGTGCCTGTGGAACCTATTTTAATAAACGAACAGTGGGTATGTTGTGATAAGTGTGAGAAATGGCGCCTTTTACCCTATTGGATGAATCCAGATGTACTTCCCAAAAAATGGCGGTGTAGCATGCAGAGTTGGTT GCATGGAATGAATAACTGCAAAGTAAGCGAGGATGAGACCACAAAAGCCCTTCGTGCAATGCCCCCTGCACCTGAAAATAATATTAGTGTGGATGTTCGCCATGATATTGCTACCTCAGGCATATGCGCAGCTACGATTCCACCAACTATTCAGGGCGATATAAAATCCATCGCTACATCAGGGACACTGAAAGTTGATTCCAGTGCAAATACATCAAATAATTTAAAGATGGGTGAGATGTCAAAATCTTCGAAGAAGCTAGAGGCTCCTACAAGTAGAAATCCTGATGATGTTGACTGCTTCCCTAAACAGAAGGGAAAACGGAAGCACATAGGATCGTCAGATGATg GTGAAACTGTTGCAGTAGACCGGCTGCATCCAGAATCGAAGAGCAGCAGTGTAGGATTTGATCATGATAGTCTTAGGACATCAAAGAAAATGAAGAAAGAACCTAAtgagccagccaagcatcatccctCTGAGTTTGAGATTAGCAAAAGCAGTCCTTCAATCAAGGGAACTCCAAAAAGCTTACATCGGTATAGTGGTGTTTCACCTAGCATGGGAAAGTATGGTTCATCTTCATTAGTTAAGTGCAATGATGATAAAATTATCTCAAATGGGGGCATCAGGACTTCAGATGTAGGACGATCCGATGTTCCAGAATTGTCCATTAAGAATAGAAAATCGAAACAAAGGCAACTAAGCAAGCGTGGTCCGGACCCTGTAGTTAGCAATGCCTTTCCAAAGCATACTGTGGAAGAAGCTTTAAGTGAAAGTAATCATGCCAAGGAAAACCCTATGCCAGAGCTGAATTTTTTGAAGGCAGATGATAGGAAAGTTGCCCATGCCAGAGGCCCCATTGCTGGAACTGATAGTGACAAAGAGTGTTTAAGTGAGCAACACCAAGAGAATACTCATCTCCAGCAGCATTCACTGCTCTCTCAAAACTCCATGAAGAAAAATATGTGTTATGCACAGGCATCTGCAGCTGCTACCTCCAGTTCATCTAAGGTGTCTAGCTCCCACAAGAGTAAAGTTGATTTTCAAGAAACAAGGGCCTCTCCTGTAGAGTCAGTTTCTTCTTCACCCTTGAGAACTTCCGATAAGAATCTTGTGGATCAGCATAAAAGGTATCCAAGTGCAGTTGCAGAAAAAGTACTTTCTCAAGAATCAGGAAAAAGCTGTTTGTCATTTTCCAAGGAAAAAAATGATTTTGGATCTGGTTCCGATCATGCTAAGGCTCATGGTTCTGGCTGCCTCAGTGGAGATATGCAGAAGGATAAACAAGACAATGAATGCTCAAAAAATGAAGATTCTGGACTTGGTACAAGGAATGGTCTGTTGAATCCAGTGAAGGTACAGAAAGTTAATTCACACGTCCTTTCAATACGTGGCAATGGTGATGACAAACTGCCACCATCCCTTCAAAACGGGAAAACACCACCTCATCTTAGTTCAAACCAATGTGACCATGCAAAGTTGACTTCTGGGAAACATCCAGTACAGGTTAAGCCTGATAAAGGGGATGCAGAACAGAAGGATATGAAAACAAATCCATCAACTGTTAAAGGAAGCAAGCAGCAGCCAGCATTAAATGATTCATCAAATGGCGATCTCTCGTACAAGGCAAAGCAACTAAAGAAGGCTGTTCTCGAAAATACAAAACAAGCAACTCTTAGTCGTGATGCTTTGAATCCAGTAAACACATCTGTGCTACTGAAGGAGGCTCGGGATTTGAAGCACTTGTCTAAACGTTTAAAG GAAAAGGGAGATGACCTTGAGAGTGCTAACATGTGCTTTGAGGCTGGCCTGAAATTTCTCCATGTTGCATCTCTGTTGGAAGCTCCGAGTATTGATAGCTCCAAGCAAGGGGATTCTATACAAGCTATGAGACTATATTCCGAAACAGGAAACCTCTGTGG ATTTTGTGCCCGTGAATTTGAGCGACTTAAGAAAATGGCAAGTGCTGCTTTGGCCTATAAATGTGTGGAAGTGGCATATATGAAGGCTGCCTTCTACAAACATCCTGGTGCTATTAAAGACAAACATGCATTGCAAGCAACATCTTTGATGGTTCCTCCAGGTTTTCCCTCAA CTGAGTCACCGTCATCTTCTGCCTCAGATGTTGATAATCTGAATAACCAGAGTACAGCTGCTAAGGCTATTTCAAGAGCTTTGTACTCTCCTAAAATTGGTGGCAATTCCATACCCCGGAACAATCATCACTTGATGGGGTTGCTTGCTTAT GCAGATGACATAAATTATGCATTTGACGGAACCAGAAAATCACAAAGTTCATTAGCTGCTTATGTTACTGATATTGGAAAGGGTCAGGTTGATGGTAGTGCTCTTGTTAGGGAAGTCCTTGAATTCAGTTTTCACAATGTCAAGGGCCTGCTACAACTGATTCGCCATTCATTGGAATCCATCAACCATGAAAGTGTTAAATAA